The Verrucomicrobiota bacterium genome has a segment encoding these proteins:
- a CDS encoding bifunctional 5,10-methylenetetrahydrofolate dehydrogenase/5,10-methenyltetrahydrofolate cyclohydrolase: protein MPLTNLIDGRAIAGQIHTETSQRMAALKAGGVQPGLAFVRVGEDPASKVYVGRKEKACAQLGIFSETHVLPEATEEAELLALLSRLNVDERVHGILVQAPLPPHIRATVVYSTVLPKKDVDGFHPVNVGKLLLGDPTGFWPCTPAGVRELLIRSQVKIEGADVVILGRGNIVGKPMAAMLCQKGRHADATVTLCHSRTRDLATHCRRADIVIAAMGVAEFVKADMVKPGAVVVDVGVNRVNDPQAASGYRLVGDVDFARVQPLAGKITPNPGGVGPMTIAMLMKNTVRAAELATGEVG from the coding sequence ATGCCGCTCACGAATCTCATCGATGGGCGGGCCATCGCCGGGCAAATCCACACCGAGACAAGCCAACGGATGGCTGCCTTAAAAGCCGGCGGCGTTCAACCCGGACTGGCTTTCGTGCGCGTCGGCGAAGATCCGGCGTCGAAAGTGTACGTCGGCAGAAAAGAAAAAGCGTGCGCTCAACTGGGAATTTTTTCCGAGACCCACGTTTTGCCGGAAGCGACGGAAGAAGCTGAATTGCTCGCGCTGTTGAGCCGCTTGAATGTCGATGAGCGCGTTCATGGAATTCTGGTGCAAGCGCCCCTGCCGCCGCACATTCGCGCCACGGTGGTTTACTCGACGGTGTTGCCGAAAAAAGATGTCGATGGATTTCATCCGGTCAACGTAGGCAAATTGCTGTTGGGCGATCCCACCGGTTTCTGGCCCTGCACGCCGGCGGGGGTGCGCGAGTTGTTGATCCGGTCGCAGGTAAAAATTGAAGGCGCGGACGTGGTGATCCTGGGTCGCGGCAACATCGTCGGCAAACCGATGGCGGCGATGCTGTGCCAGAAGGGCCGGCACGCCGACGCTACAGTGACGCTCTGCCATTCGCGAACGCGCGACCTGGCCACGCATTGCCGGCGGGCGGACATCGTGATCGCCGCGATGGGCGTGGCGGAATTTGTAAAGGCGGACATGGTGAAACCAGGCGCAGTGGTGGTGGACGTGGGCGTCAATCGCGTCAACGATCCGCAGGCCGCGAGCGGCTACCGGCTGGTTGGGGATGTGGATTTTGCGCGGGTACAACCGCTGGCCGGCAAGATCACCCCCAACCCGGGCGGCGTCGGACCGATGACGATTGCGATGTTGATGAAAAACACTGTTCGTGCCGCCGA